One window of Marinobacterium aestuarii genomic DNA carries:
- a CDS encoding PA3496 family putative envelope integrity protein, which translates to MLIRKEQDLNAIQTEVFDILIGFNDEEKQVRKQRASRRALEARRAIERHMEERNLTRHIDTDAWLEDA; encoded by the coding sequence ATGCTGATACGCAAAGAGCAGGATCTAAACGCCATTCAAACCGAAGTATTCGACATTCTGATCGGATTCAACGACGAGGAAAAGCAGGTACGCAAGCAACGCGCTTCGCGCCGTGCCCTGGAAGCCAGGCGGGCTATCGAGCGACACATGGAAGAACGCAACCTGACGCGACATATCGATACCGACGCCTGGCTCGAAGACGCCTGA